In one Gimesia sp. genomic region, the following are encoded:
- a CDS encoding cupin domain-containing protein produces MSQFIERPVVVEAAGNKPKQIEEFVGRVNTGDDAISIARMVSPGGWVEPAQTPDFREMTVVLKGALQVETREGVFVVKAGQGIVLEPGEWVRYSTPGAEGAEYIAVCTPAFSPDTVHRDEVS; encoded by the coding sequence ATGTCTCAATTCATTGAACGCCCCGTCGTTGTAGAAGCCGCCGGTAATAAGCCCAAGCAGATTGAAGAGTTTGTAGGGAGAGTGAATACGGGAGATGACGCAATCAGCATCGCCCGTATGGTTTCTCCCGGTGGCTGGGTTGAACCGGCTCAGACACCCGATTTTCGGGAAATGACCGTGGTTTTGAAAGGCGCGCTGCAGGTTGAGACGCGTGAGGGAGTCTTTGTAGTGAAAGCAGGACAGGGGATTGTACTGGAGCCCGGCGAGTGGGTTCGTTACAGTACACCTGGCGCGGAAGGAGCCGAATATATCGCGGTTTGCACGCCCGCTTTTTCGCCCGATACCGTCCATCGCGACGAGGTGTCCTGA
- a CDS encoding sigma-70 family RNA polymerase sigma factor: MNYGTEWPSTHITLLNRVRLHTDAEAWREFVKIYGPLIYNYCRKKRLNDADAEDVCQEVFRQISTSLNSFEYNRKLGRFRSWLGTVTYHEICRFWKKNQRVQHQTGKSELEEFINKHPGEIDGVWSDEFCSHIYETALQTIRPQFDEKTWRAFELTWIQDSPTKAAAVELDVDSNWIYKAKFLVQQKLKEEIKRLSFDSVVFQK; this comes from the coding sequence ATGAACTACGGCACTGAATGGCCTTCGACACATATCACGCTCCTGAATCGTGTCCGCCTGCATACGGATGCGGAGGCATGGCGGGAGTTTGTAAAAATCTACGGCCCCCTGATCTACAATTACTGCCGAAAAAAACGGCTGAATGACGCCGATGCCGAGGATGTTTGTCAGGAGGTCTTTCGCCAGATCAGCACATCCCTGAACTCATTCGAGTACAACAGAAAGCTGGGCCGTTTTCGATCGTGGCTGGGCACGGTCACTTACCATGAAATTTGCCGGTTCTGGAAAAAGAACCAGCGGGTTCAACACCAGACGGGAAAAAGTGAACTGGAAGAGTTCATTAACAAGCACCCCGGCGAAATTGATGGTGTCTGGTCTGATGAATTCTGCAGCCATATCTATGAAACCGCATTGCAGACGATTCGCCCGCAATTTGACGAGAAAACCTGGCGTGCTTTTGAACTCACCTGGATTCAGGATTCCCCTACCAAAGCAGCAGCGGTAGAATTGGATGTTGATTCGAACTGGATTTATAAAGCCAAATTCCTGGTTCAACAGAAACTGAAAGAGGAAATCAAACGTCTTTCCTTTGATAGCGTCGTATTCCAGAAGTAA
- a CDS encoding XylR family transcriptional regulator encodes MQNRTAPQVAIFIETSKTFGREILQGISSYSRTHGPWSVYIDEWGPETSLPDWLNGWEGDGIIARVRSRQMAERLSAANVPVVDTLQQIPNLGLPGVYSDDTALARIAFEHLQDRHLRNFAFVGVERANWSLRRQQAFAEQAAQQGASCEIYSPLSRRRFVESWNGGQEDLGDWLESLPKPVGLMAAHDLRALCVLDACRRRNIAVPEQVAVVGVDDDDVFCEAVDPPLTSIAHQAKAVGYQAAALLDRLMKGEQTADSTILVPPRLLIPRRSTDTIAVDDPAIAAALEFIRHNACGKISVSLIARHVNLARRSLERRFTRLVGKTPHQIIAEERLRRARQLLIDTDFTLEQIAAMSGFSSAAYLSVIIKQHEGCTPTEFRLKAQH; translated from the coding sequence ATGCAGAACCGTACCGCCCCCCAGGTGGCGATATTCATAGAAACATCAAAAACATTCGGCAGAGAAATTCTGCAGGGAATCTCGAGCTATTCACGCACCCATGGCCCCTGGTCAGTCTACATTGATGAATGGGGACCGGAGACGTCTTTACCCGACTGGCTGAATGGCTGGGAGGGAGATGGCATCATTGCCCGCGTCCGTTCCCGTCAGATGGCAGAGCGACTGTCAGCAGCCAATGTCCCCGTAGTCGACACTCTGCAGCAGATCCCCAACCTGGGTCTGCCCGGCGTTTACTCTGATGATACAGCTCTGGCCCGGATTGCATTCGAACATTTACAGGATCGGCATCTCAGAAATTTTGCCTTTGTGGGTGTTGAACGGGCCAACTGGTCTCTTCGTCGGCAACAGGCATTCGCTGAACAGGCAGCGCAACAGGGTGCCAGTTGTGAAATTTACTCCCCGCTTTCCCGCAGGAGATTCGTAGAAAGCTGGAACGGAGGACAAGAGGACCTGGGCGACTGGCTGGAATCGCTTCCCAAGCCTGTCGGCCTGATGGCCGCTCACGATCTGCGCGCGCTCTGTGTCCTGGATGCCTGTCGCCGGCGTAACATCGCGGTACCGGAACAGGTAGCTGTCGTGGGTGTTGACGACGACGATGTCTTCTGTGAGGCAGTCGATCCTCCGCTGACGAGTATCGCCCATCAGGCGAAAGCCGTTGGTTACCAGGCTGCAGCGCTGCTTGATCGCCTGATGAAAGGAGAACAGACCGCAGATTCAACTATCCTGGTTCCTCCCCGCCTGCTGATTCCCCGCCGCTCCACTGATACCATCGCCGTCGATGACCCCGCAATCGCAGCAGCACTCGAATTTATCAGGCACAATGCGTGTGGAAAAATCAGTGTTTCACTGATTGCCCGCCACGTCAATCTGGCACGGCGTTCTCTGGAACGTCGCTTTACCAGACTGGTGGGAAAAACGCCGCACCAGATCATCGCGGAAGAACGTCTCCGGCGCGCCAGACAATTGCTGATTGACACTGATTTCACGCTCGAACAGATTGCAGCCATGTCTGGATTCTCCAGTGCCGCCTACCTGAGTGTGATCATCAAACAGCATGAGGGCTGTACTCCGACTGAGTTTCGACTGAAGGCACAACACTAG
- a CDS encoding neutral/alkaline non-lysosomal ceramidase N-terminal domain-containing protein, protein MHAFRLLTTAVVFSISFSIGHAEKTKTFSVGIAKVDITPEYPVPLSGYAARGSKPINQVEQHLWARAVAVEDQQGKPRVLITVDNCGVPAELTKQVVANLKDKYEMTPSGVVICSTHTHSAPMLTDVLPNLFTKDLTKEEQAVIARYTQELAEKLTEVAKQAIQDSRPAHLEWGTGTATFAKNRRQITGPVDYEVPILVVKSPEDKRRAILVSYACHCTTLGPVPFMSGDWAGCAVEGIETDFPGCMAMVAIGCGADQNPKVRGDDQGAARVNGRGLADGVKQRLKTSLTPITGSLTTHSQEVKLPLATLPTEEEWKSLAQKPGITGYHAQKNLKRLAQGEALIDEIDYPVKSWVFGDDLAMVFLGGEVVVDYSLAIKSKYGEKVWVSSYANDVPCYIPSERVLQEGGYEGRNAMVWYDKPGPFAPGLEGKILKTVAAQIPADYKPAEDVSRTGGKRPLTPEESISRMNYADDLQVDVVAAEPLVVDPVAVEFGPDGKLWVVEMRDYPQGMDGNLKPGGVVKFLEDLDQDGTYDKSTVFLEGLPFPTGLMVWKNGLLVCTAPDVIYAEDTDGDGKADINRKVLTGFATHNYQARVNSLAPGLDNWVYASGGLFGGIIKSFNGQTVNVTNRDFRFHPETGELEPVSGRTQQGRVRDDWGDWFGCRNGSLCVHYPVDEAYYRKNPYVVSPPAEVAVPRGDDASQLYPVGELVQFHLSGQRGRPTSACGLGLYRDVALGDPFYENAFVCEPVNQLVHRRVLKPEGVTFAGYRAKEEQGREFLTSTDNWFRPVQMRTAPDGSLYIVDMYRYLIEHPKFLSPESVQKLNVRAGETRGRIYRVTRKGQQLKSIPDLKQLSAAKVAGLMESKNGTLRDMVQQELRLRGDQSAVPVLKQIAAKAEFPASRLQALCTLDALQGLDPELLQPRISDAHPGVRREAIRLSEPFLNKSSPLAEAVLAQAKREQDPSVILQLAYSLGDLKGDAATAALLKLMQQHADSVYIRSAVLTSFEPSRLASAIASLLPQVTANPKMLPVLNALTDMAIASKHPKVLNDLAVHLTAHAAESQQIPSWEWNLLAQLLQSPQVKQQGHSDAFQEQISALSLRARELVSDGDQSPEERVNSLKFVLSLKQNQKDLEFVADLLSPQTPLKLQIAALRNLIATQNPEALELVFENWKQFTPSIQAEVLNQLLLRESTTQALLKQVEQKQVQPAQIDLTNQQRLLEHKNSKIKKHAQKLFSAASSASREQVLKQYQSVDLKQGNLERGRQVFEKQCASCHRLDGKGHVVGPDLAALTDQSKSFLLTSILDPNKAVDGRYASYLAVTEDGKLNTGILVSEQSNSITLKAQQGKVLTILRAQIDELINSGKSLMPEGLEREIPPAAMADLIVYLQEHSAPVSYKYAGAVTPDASYPDDAQKPKLVDRMNGTPKFNDGQWVGFRFAGEQPQPRIELDLGKKMPLQSLRIVYGVNHEPGSIHAPRSVRVSFSNNGREFGNPVQFSDFDNHPDGLGLYEIDRRVIEITFPKQRGRFVRIDFQSAGRWLFLSEISLASTATSDQYQAVSVTPGAAEQAAPEVDPVARIKSLVADVKVGTPDEYRNIPDIWRQAIAAGKRNQADELHRLLAASLPDFGQSLECWQAVVIGGGVINGITIAGDWPRTKIENILKATPPLEVRWKQSLHAAVKMADDPKIKSGTRYDALRMVAMLDYEKCQQQLKRYLMDAKQAELQMGAVSGLGDINTPEAAQDLITALPKLTPRNQKLAVEALVRTEARTLMLLQALEKKELTAKLVDAAVQQQLKMSDNTEIQKRAQTVFP, encoded by the coding sequence ATGCACGCCTTTCGCCTCTTAACGACGGCAGTGGTCTTCAGTATTTCTTTTTCAATCGGTCACGCTGAAAAAACGAAAACATTTTCAGTGGGGATCGCCAAAGTCGATATCACTCCTGAGTATCCGGTCCCCTTAAGTGGTTATGCCGCTCGAGGATCGAAGCCGATCAATCAGGTGGAACAGCATTTATGGGCACGCGCCGTTGCTGTTGAGGATCAACAGGGTAAGCCACGTGTGCTGATCACTGTGGATAACTGTGGCGTTCCCGCTGAGTTGACGAAACAGGTTGTCGCGAATCTGAAAGATAAATATGAAATGACGCCATCCGGCGTTGTGATCTGTTCGACACACACCCATTCGGCCCCTATGCTAACTGACGTACTGCCGAACCTGTTCACGAAAGATCTGACCAAAGAGGAGCAGGCAGTGATTGCCCGCTATACTCAGGAGTTGGCTGAGAAACTGACTGAGGTTGCAAAGCAGGCGATTCAGGATTCCCGTCCCGCCCACCTGGAATGGGGAACTGGAACAGCCACCTTCGCCAAAAACCGCAGACAGATTACCGGGCCCGTCGATTACGAGGTGCCGATTCTGGTCGTGAAAAGTCCGGAGGATAAGCGTCGCGCGATTCTGGTGAGCTATGCCTGTCACTGTACTACATTAGGACCGGTCCCATTCATGTCGGGGGACTGGGCCGGATGTGCTGTCGAAGGGATCGAAACCGATTTCCCGGGGTGCATGGCAATGGTGGCCATTGGTTGTGGAGCCGATCAGAATCCCAAAGTCCGTGGTGACGATCAGGGAGCTGCCCGGGTGAATGGGCGGGGACTCGCCGATGGTGTCAAGCAGCGGTTGAAGACGAGTCTGACACCGATTACCGGCAGCCTGACCACACACAGCCAGGAAGTGAAGCTCCCGTTGGCGACTCTGCCGACAGAGGAAGAGTGGAAATCGCTGGCACAAAAGCCTGGGATCACGGGCTACCACGCTCAGAAAAATCTGAAACGACTGGCACAGGGCGAGGCTTTAATTGACGAGATCGACTATCCGGTGAAATCCTGGGTGTTCGGCGACGACCTGGCAATGGTGTTTCTTGGTGGAGAGGTGGTCGTCGATTACTCACTGGCGATCAAGAGTAAGTATGGAGAGAAAGTCTGGGTCTCTTCTTATGCGAATGATGTTCCCTGTTACATTCCGTCCGAACGCGTCCTGCAAGAAGGAGGCTACGAGGGGCGGAATGCGATGGTCTGGTATGACAAGCCGGGTCCGTTTGCACCGGGACTGGAAGGGAAAATACTCAAGACTGTGGCCGCTCAGATTCCCGCTGACTATAAGCCTGCGGAAGATGTCAGCCGAACAGGTGGGAAACGACCTCTGACTCCGGAAGAATCGATTTCCCGGATGAATTACGCAGATGACCTGCAGGTCGATGTGGTGGCCGCCGAGCCGCTGGTAGTCGATCCGGTGGCAGTGGAGTTCGGACCGGATGGAAAACTGTGGGTGGTAGAAATGCGAGACTATCCACAGGGGATGGACGGCAATCTCAAACCGGGGGGTGTGGTCAAATTTCTGGAAGACCTCGATCAGGACGGGACCTACGATAAATCAACTGTGTTTCTGGAGGGGCTGCCGTTTCCCACCGGGCTGATGGTCTGGAAGAACGGGCTGCTGGTCTGTACTGCTCCCGATGTGATTTATGCGGAAGACACTGATGGCGACGGGAAAGCAGACATCAACCGCAAGGTGCTCACCGGTTTTGCAACCCACAACTATCAGGCACGAGTCAACAGTCTGGCACCGGGCCTGGATAACTGGGTCTATGCTTCCGGGGGGCTTTTTGGCGGGATCATCAAATCGTTCAACGGTCAGACCGTTAATGTAACCAACCGTGATTTTCGCTTTCATCCTGAGACGGGAGAACTGGAGCCGGTCAGTGGACGAACCCAGCAGGGGCGTGTCCGCGATGACTGGGGAGACTGGTTTGGTTGTCGGAATGGCAGTCTGTGTGTGCATTATCCCGTGGATGAAGCTTACTATCGTAAAAATCCGTATGTGGTTTCACCGCCGGCTGAAGTGGCCGTGCCCCGCGGTGATGACGCCAGTCAGTTGTATCCGGTCGGGGAACTGGTTCAGTTTCACCTCAGTGGACAACGCGGCCGACCGACGTCTGCCTGTGGACTGGGGCTCTATCGCGATGTCGCACTGGGCGATCCCTTTTATGAAAATGCGTTTGTCTGTGAGCCAGTAAATCAACTGGTGCATCGTCGCGTTTTGAAACCTGAGGGAGTGACATTCGCCGGCTACCGGGCGAAAGAAGAGCAGGGACGTGAATTTCTGACATCGACCGATAACTGGTTTCGTCCCGTTCAAATGCGAACGGCTCCCGATGGCTCGCTGTATATCGTCGACATGTACCGTTATCTGATTGAGCATCCTAAATTTCTCTCCCCGGAGTCCGTACAGAAACTGAATGTCCGCGCGGGGGAGACACGGGGGCGGATCTATCGTGTGACACGCAAGGGGCAACAGCTTAAATCCATTCCGGATCTGAAGCAGCTCAGTGCTGCGAAGGTCGCAGGTTTGATGGAAAGCAAGAATGGTACTCTGCGTGATATGGTGCAGCAGGAACTTCGCTTACGCGGAGATCAGAGTGCTGTTCCTGTCTTGAAACAGATCGCAGCAAAGGCCGAGTTTCCTGCCTCACGCCTGCAGGCATTGTGCACACTGGATGCGTTACAGGGACTTGATCCGGAATTGTTACAACCGCGGATTAGCGATGCTCATCCGGGAGTTCGCCGCGAAGCGATTCGACTGTCGGAACCGTTTTTGAATAAATCGTCTCCGCTGGCTGAAGCGGTACTGGCACAGGCGAAGCGGGAGCAGGATCCGTCTGTGATTCTGCAACTGGCTTACTCTCTTGGTGATTTAAAAGGCGATGCCGCGACGGCAGCGTTATTAAAATTGATGCAGCAGCATGCCGACAGTGTTTATATTCGCTCTGCAGTACTGACGAGTTTTGAACCGAGCCGGCTGGCATCCGCAATCGCATCACTTTTGCCTCAGGTGACAGCCAATCCGAAGATGCTGCCGGTACTCAATGCACTGACCGATATGGCAATCGCTTCGAAACACCCCAAGGTGTTGAATGACCTGGCTGTCCATCTGACCGCGCATGCTGCCGAAAGTCAGCAGATTCCGAGTTGGGAATGGAACCTGCTTGCTCAGTTACTGCAGTCGCCTCAGGTGAAACAGCAGGGCCATTCGGATGCATTTCAGGAACAGATCTCGGCTTTGAGTCTGCGTGCCCGTGAGCTGGTATCTGATGGCGATCAGTCCCCGGAGGAACGGGTAAACTCCCTGAAGTTTGTATTAAGCCTGAAACAGAATCAGAAGGACCTCGAATTTGTTGCCGATCTGCTCTCTCCGCAGACACCATTGAAGCTGCAGATTGCTGCATTGAGAAACCTGATCGCCACCCAGAATCCAGAGGCTCTGGAACTGGTGTTTGAAAACTGGAAGCAGTTCACGCCTTCTATTCAGGCAGAAGTTCTGAATCAGTTACTCCTGCGGGAATCGACGACTCAGGCACTGCTGAAACAGGTTGAACAGAAGCAGGTGCAACCGGCCCAGATTGATCTGACGAATCAACAGCGATTGCTCGAGCATAAGAATTCCAAGATTAAAAAGCATGCCCAGAAACTGTTTTCCGCGGCCAGTAGTGCCAGTCGGGAACAGGTGCTGAAGCAGTATCAGTCGGTTGATCTAAAACAGGGAAACCTGGAACGAGGGCGGCAGGTCTTTGAAAAGCAGTGTGCCAGCTGTCATCGCCTGGATGGCAAAGGACATGTGGTCGGTCCTGACCTGGCGGCGCTGACGGATCAATCCAAGTCATTTTTGCTGACCTCGATTCTGGATCCGAATAAAGCTGTCGATGGTCGTTATGCTTCCTATCTGGCGGTAACGGAAGATGGAAAACTTAATACGGGGATTCTGGTTTCTGAGCAAAGCAACAGTATCACGCTGAAAGCGCAGCAGGGAAAAGTGCTGACGATTCTGAGAGCCCAGATTGACGAGTTGATCAATTCAGGCAAGTCACTTATGCCCGAGGGACTGGAACGGGAAATTCCTCCCGCAGCAATGGCGGATCTAATTGTCTATCTCCAGGAACACAGTGCCCCCGTGAGCTACAAGTACGCGGGAGCGGTGACCCCGGATGCCAGTTATCCCGATGATGCACAGAAGCCGAAGCTGGTCGATCGGATGAACGGAACTCCCAAATTCAACGACGGCCAATGGGTCGGGTTCCGCTTCGCTGGCGAGCAGCCGCAGCCGCGAATTGAACTGGATCTGGGGAAAAAGATGCCTCTGCAGTCATTGCGGATCGTGTATGGCGTCAATCATGAACCGGGATCAATTCATGCTCCGCGATCAGTGCGGGTTTCCTTCAGCAACAACGGGCGTGAGTTTGGTAATCCGGTACAGTTTTCGGATTTCGATAACCACCCGGATGGACTGGGGCTGTATGAAATTGATCGACGCGTGATCGAAATCACGTTCCCGAAACAACGGGGGCGGTTCGTACGCATCGATTTTCAAAGTGCGGGTCGCTGGCTGTTTCTTTCCGAAATCTCGCTGGCCAGCACCGCTACCAGCGATCAGTATCAGGCGGTATCCGTTACACCCGGTGCTGCAGAACAGGCTGCACCTGAAGTCGATCCGGTGGCCCGAATCAAGTCTCTGGTGGCGGATGTTAAAGTCGGTACCCCCGATGAATATCGCAACATTCCCGATATCTGGAGACAGGCGATTGCTGCCGGAAAACGAAATCAGGCGGATGAACTGCATCGGTTGCTGGCTGCTTCACTGCCGGACTTCGGGCAGTCGCTGGAGTGCTGGCAGGCCGTGGTGATAGGCGGCGGTGTAATCAACGGGATCACCATCGCCGGCGACTGGCCACGAACGAAAATCGAAAACATTCTCAAAGCTACTCCTCCGCTGGAAGTTCGTTGGAAGCAGTCGCTGCATGCTGCAGTCAAGATGGCCGATGATCCCAAAATCAAATCGGGTACCCGCTATGATGCACTGCGCATGGTGGCCATGCTCGACTACGAGAAATGTCAGCAGCAGTTGAAACGTTACCTGATGGATGCGAAGCAGGCCGAATTGCAGATGGGAGCCGTCAGTGGGCTGGGCGACATCAATACCCCGGAAGCGGCTCAGGATCTGATCACCGCGCTGCCGAAATTGACTCCGCGGAATCAGAAACTTGCGGTCGAGGCTCTCGTCAGAACAGAGGCCCGCACGTTGATGCTACTGCAGGCGCTGGAGAAAAAAGAGCTGACTGCCAAACTGGTGGATGCCGCAGTTCAGCAGCAGCTGAAAATGTCAGATAATACCGAGATTCAGAAACGGGCACAGACCGTCTTTCCCTGA
- a CDS encoding type 1 glutamine amidotransferase domain-containing protein has translation MTDSLPLAGQKFLLFVGADYEDLELWYPKLRLEEAGAETTMAGLEANQTYLGKHGYPAESEATIESISSSDYQGVICAGGWMPDKLRRYEKVLSLLQEFHESEKLIAAICHGGWMPISAGIYQGVKVTGSPGIKDDLVNAGAIWEDASVVVDRHFVCSRRPGDLPDFCRGILDVLLSK, from the coding sequence ATGACTGATTCACTCCCCCTCGCCGGACAGAAGTTTCTACTGTTCGTAGGAGCGGACTACGAAGACCTCGAACTCTGGTACCCGAAGCTCCGTCTCGAAGAAGCGGGCGCAGAGACAACCATGGCGGGACTGGAAGCCAATCAGACCTACCTGGGTAAGCATGGCTATCCGGCAGAATCGGAAGCCACCATTGAGAGCATTTCGTCCAGCGATTACCAGGGGGTGATCTGTGCCGGCGGCTGGATGCCCGATAAGCTCCGCCGCTATGAAAAGGTACTTTCACTCCTGCAGGAATTCCATGAAAGCGAAAAACTGATCGCAGCCATCTGCCACGGTGGCTGGATGCCGATCTCTGCTGGCATCTATCAGGGTGTCAAAGTCACCGGTTCTCCCGGAATCAAAGACGACCTCGTCAATGCCGGCGCTATCTGGGAAGACGCATCGGTTGTCGTGGACCGACACTTTGTCTGCAGTCGTCGCCCCGGTGACCTCCCTGATTTCTGTCGTGGTATCCTCGACGTCTTACTGTCGAAGTAA
- a CDS encoding protein kinase yields the protein MENCLSDNQIHQYLVHDLNGEDLQRYSEHLNECGSCQKRIEIQSEDDELKVWHNCHRQQTQDEPAEKHAFTDERIDKLFRSTFSSIHQSGSGSNKASDQPAANATSTLPLPDETPIRTIGNYNLIEQIGKGGMGAVYRASHSHLKKQVVVKLILNNRVDDETQVQRFYREMEVIGSLDHANIVKATDAGEIDGTCFLVMEYLDGHDVKSILNAEKKIPLSSACYILRQVANGLQYIHNHQLIHRDIKPSNLFLTSDGQVKILDLGLAGLKQGECSDLTDSNCIMGSVYYMAPEQAQNVKNIDQRADIYSLGCAFYQMLTGRPPFKKTSQLETIIAHRETPPPHLRVPIPNIPPEIEDLFQSMMKKDPEERIQTMAEVVEILDHFLYQRSELPLSESSETRFTESQELKQLCTNARLSPAIEALQQTATTQYRQLGESAPVRKRMASSSIFIACALGVAGALIWLNKPEVPPTTADNQTPQTAGIAPVLLPAINAELERKAAVWFLNHRCELWISGENSPINQIESLPNRDFSIIRIDFKPQSITPELLAPLKGLSRLEELNLFNCRITAGSLQPLEGMLSLMKLDLHSTGITDADLAVVSSLKNLTNLSIHKNPKLTDQGVQHLGDLHNLLSVNLARLNVSDEGLQFLKTNPALNWLNLEDTNTSDASVPALKQLHSMDKLHLKQSKVTEAGFQEIKDSLHNATVLSY from the coding sequence ATGGAAAATTGCCTCTCGGATAATCAAATCCACCAATACCTGGTACATGACCTGAATGGCGAAGATTTACAGCGCTATTCTGAGCACCTCAACGAGTGTGGCAGTTGCCAGAAACGAATTGAGATCCAGTCAGAAGACGATGAGCTCAAAGTCTGGCATAACTGTCATCGACAACAGACCCAGGATGAGCCCGCAGAGAAACACGCATTTACCGACGAACGGATAGACAAACTTTTTCGCTCTACATTTTCTTCCATTCATCAATCGGGAAGTGGCAGCAACAAGGCATCGGACCAGCCGGCTGCCAATGCGACATCGACATTACCCCTGCCGGATGAAACCCCCATCAGAACCATTGGGAATTACAATCTCATTGAACAGATTGGGAAAGGAGGCATGGGAGCCGTCTACCGTGCGTCACATTCCCATCTCAAAAAACAGGTCGTTGTAAAACTGATCCTGAATAATCGCGTCGATGACGAGACCCAGGTTCAACGATTTTACCGGGAAATGGAAGTGATCGGCAGCCTGGACCACGCCAATATTGTCAAAGCTACCGATGCGGGAGAGATCGACGGGACCTGCTTTCTGGTGATGGAGTACCTGGACGGCCACGATGTTAAATCCATCCTGAATGCGGAAAAAAAGATCCCTCTCTCATCCGCCTGTTACATCCTGAGGCAGGTGGCAAATGGTCTGCAGTACATCCACAACCATCAACTGATCCACAGAGATATCAAGCCCTCCAATCTGTTTCTGACCTCCGACGGTCAGGTTAAGATTCTTGACCTCGGACTGGCCGGACTGAAGCAGGGGGAATGCAGCGATCTGACCGACAGCAACTGCATCATGGGCAGTGTCTATTACATGGCCCCGGAGCAGGCACAAAACGTCAAAAATATTGACCAGCGTGCAGACATTTACAGCCTGGGCTGCGCTTTCTATCAGATGCTTACTGGCCGGCCCCCGTTCAAGAAGACATCACAACTCGAAACGATTATTGCTCATCGCGAGACCCCACCACCACATCTGCGAGTTCCCATTCCGAACATACCCCCTGAAATTGAAGATCTTTTTCAGTCCATGATGAAAAAAGATCCGGAAGAGCGGATTCAGACAATGGCAGAAGTTGTGGAGATCCTCGATCACTTTCTGTATCAGCGATCGGAGCTACCACTCAGCGAATCCTCGGAAACCCGGTTCACAGAGTCTCAGGAACTGAAACAATTATGCACAAATGCAAGGCTCTCCCCTGCAATCGAAGCACTGCAGCAAACGGCAACCACTCAATACAGACAGTTGGGAGAATCCGCACCTGTTCGAAAGAGAATGGCTAGTTCATCCATTTTCATCGCCTGTGCACTGGGAGTGGCTGGTGCACTGATCTGGCTCAATAAACCCGAAGTCCCCCCCACAACGGCGGACAACCAGACTCCCCAAACTGCCGGTATCGCTCCAGTGCTTCTACCTGCGATTAATGCGGAACTGGAAAGAAAAGCTGCAGTCTGGTTCCTGAATCATCGCTGCGAGCTTTGGATCTCAGGTGAAAACAGCCCCATCAATCAGATTGAGTCGCTCCCCAATCGCGATTTTTCAATCATACGAATTGATTTCAAACCCCAGTCGATCACTCCCGAACTGCTGGCTCCCCTCAAAGGTCTCTCTAGACTGGAAGAGCTAAACTTGTTCAATTGCCGGATCACTGCCGGATCGCTGCAGCCACTGGAAGGTATGCTCTCTCTAATGAAACTGGACCTGCATAGCACAGGAATTACGGATGCTGATCTGGCAGTTGTCAGCAGCCTGAAAAATCTTACCAATCTCTCAATTCACAAAAACCCCAAATTGACAGACCAGGGTGTGCAGCATCTCGGCGATCTCCATAATCTGTTATCGGTCAACCTGGCTCGCCTGAACGTTTCCGATGAAGGCCTGCAGTTTCTTAAAACCAATCCCGCTCTGAACTGGTTGAACCTGGAAGACACCAACACTTCTGACGCCTCGGTACCTGCACTCAAACAACTGCACAGCATGGATAAGCTTCACCTGAAACAGTCGAAGGTCACGGAAGCTGGTTTTCAGGAAATAAAAGACAGTTTGCATAATGCGACTGTCCTTTCATACTAA
- a CDS encoding MarR family transcriptional regulator: protein MAQSNLQEELKKKQPFDSLEQAAILNILRTSDIFHNQFGKLFREFGLTPSQYNVLRILRGEGKPMPSLEIASRMVQVVPAITGLLDRLQAQDLVKRKRCTEDRRVVYIEITPKALKLLKQIDEPDLELHRKLIGHLSKNELNELSRLLEKARTSLVPAN, encoded by the coding sequence ATGGCGCAAAGCAATCTGCAAGAAGAGCTAAAAAAGAAGCAACCTTTCGATTCCCTGGAACAGGCAGCCATTTTAAATATCCTGCGAACCAGCGATATTTTTCATAACCAGTTCGGTAAGCTGTTCCGGGAATTTGGCTTAACCCCTTCTCAGTATAATGTTTTACGCATTCTACGCGGAGAAGGTAAACCCATGCCTTCACTGGAAATTGCCAGTCGAATGGTACAGGTCGTTCCCGCCATCACCGGGTTACTGGATCGCCTGCAGGCTCAGGATCTGGTCAAACGCAAACGCTGCACGGAAGACCGGCGTGTGGTTTATATTGAAATCACACCGAAAGCACTCAAACTGCTCAAGCAGATTGATGAACCGGATCTCGAATTGCACCGCAAATTGATCGGTCATTTAAGTAAAAATGAACTGAATGAACTGTCCCGGCTTCTCGAAAAGGCACGGACCTCGCTGGTTCCCGCCAATTAG